The DNA sequence CGGATGGTGGCGCTGGGGATGAGCCCGATGGAGACCATCCTCTCCGCCACGGCTTCCGCCGCCGAGTTGCTCGGCATCACCCAGCTGGTGGGGACCCTCGAGCCGGGCAAGATCGCGGATATCGTACTGGTGGACGGGAATCCCTTGAAGCGGATCGAGCTGTTGCAGGATCAGGGCCGCCTCGCCGGAGTGATGCAGGCGGGCAAGTTCGTCAGCGGCCCTCTGGCAACGGTGAAAAGTGAGCCGTAAACAGTAAATAGTGCGGCCTCACTTTTCTCTGTTCACTATTCTCCATTCACTTTTCATCGTTACCGCCTCACGTAAAACAACTCCAGGGCGTTTCGGAACCCGCTGAGCCGGCCTCGGTGGAACGTCGTCTCGAACCGATTCCTGACGTCGGCAACCCCTCGGTCATCTCCCTTCCGAATTGCCCCCTGCGACACCATCATTTGCAGAGCGACGTCCAGCAATCGCTTTCGCCTCGCCTCCATCTCGGGCGTGACCAACTCCTCCATGATCTCGGAGGCCCGGTCGAAAATCAGCGGCTCCTTGAAGCTGTCATAGCCCTGCGCCTCCACCGTCCGTTCGCGGATCAGCGCGAGCTCGCGCTTGATCCGGGCGACATCCTTCATGAGCGCGGCGAAGATTTCCTTCTGTCCCTCGTCGTGGAGCTTGTGCTCCATCGCCTCCAGGACGATCGCCGGATCGGGCGCCTTCTCCGCCACGTCCTCGGGCCCGAACCGCAGCCGCTCGTAGGATCGGCGGTTCTCCGGATCGCCGATGACTTCATAGGCGGCGTTGATTTCACGGATCTTGGCCTCCGCCTCTTTGTCGTCGGGGTTCCGATCCGGGTGATACTCGAAGACGCGCTTCCGGTACGCCTTCTTGATCTCCTCGTCCGAGGCGCTCCGGGCGACTCCCAGGACGGCGTAGTAATCCAGTGGTGGCATGGTGGGCCGATGATAGCATCAGGGCCGCCCGCCCGCAATTATGCGTCCGCCCCGCCCTGACACGGCTTGACAGTCGCCCCCAACCCCCGTAGCCTGCGCGGCACGATGGACACCGGCCGGCATCCACCCCACCGTCCCTGGCACGAAGGCGTCACGCCCTACCAGTGGCTCGTCCTCTTCGTCGCCTGGCTGGGGTGGGTCTTCGACTCCATGGACGCGACGATCTACGCCATCGTCCTCCATCCGGCCCTGGAAGAGCTGCTGAGTCATTCCGGCGGCGGGCCGGTCACCAATGAAATGATCGGCTGGTATGGCGGACTCATCCTCTCCATCTTCCTGATCGGCTGGGCCATCGGCGGAGTCCTGTTCGGCGTGCTGGCGGACTATTTCGGACGGACCAAAACCCTCGTGGCCACGATTCTTATCTACGCCCTCTTCACCGGACTGGCCGCTCTGTCACAGGACTGGTGGCACCTGGCGATTTACCGCTTCCTGACGGCGCTGGGGATCGGCGGGGAATGGGCCGCGGGCGCGGCCATCGTCGCGGAGGTCTGGCCCGAGGACAAGCGGACCAGGGCGGCGGGTCTTCTGCAATCGGCCTGGGCCGCCGGGTTTTTTCTGGCCGCCGCCATGAATTTGCTGCTGAAAGGGTACGGGTGGCGGGCTCTGTTCCTGGTCGGCATCGTCCCCGCCTTCGTCGCGATGCTGGTGCGCCTCTGGGTCAAGGAACCGGAGCGGTGGGTGCAAGCCCAGGAGCGCGAGAAAGCCCTGGGCCTCGAACACAAGGTCCTGCTCCCCGAGCTCTTCCACGCGCCGCTCCGACGCGCCACGCTCGCGGGCTCGACGCTGGCCTTCGTCGCGGTGTTCGGCCTCTGGGGCGCGAGCAACTGGACCCCCACGTTGATCGGCGCCCTGCCGGACATGCAGGGGCTCAGCCGGGTCGACATCGCTGGCAAGGTGAGCTATGCGATCATGCTGTTCAACCTCGGCGCCTTGCCGGGCTACCTCAGTTTCGGTCCCCTGGCCGACCGGTTCGGACGGCGCCCGGTCTTCGCGCTGATGTGCACAGGCAGTCTGATTATGGTGCCGGTCACGTTTTTCGCGCCGCACGCCTATACGCACGTCCTGCTGCTGTTGCCCATCCTGGGATTCTTCAGCAGCGGCATCTTCAGCGGTTTTCCGATCTACCTGCCCGAGCTCTACCCGACCCGCCTGCGTGCCACCGGCGCCGGCTTCTGCTTCAATGCCGGCCGCGTGCTGGCATCCGCCGGACCGTTCCTGACCGGCGCGCTGGTCACCGCGCTCGGCAGTTTCGGCCGTGCCGCCAGCGCCGTCGCGCTCGTCTACCTGCTGGGGCTGGCCGTCCTGCCGTTTGCACCGGAAACCAAAGGCCGTCCGTTGCCGGAGTAGTTGTGCCGGTCAACCGGCTGCCCCCGCCGCGCCTAAGCAACCGGGCAAGCGACTTGACGCCGACGCAAACTCTATGGTTTTCTCTCACCCATTGATCCTTCCCTTGGCGGTATTCCACGAAAGACAACGGTCGGCTGGCAGATAGAAGCGGAACCCCCTTGCATACAACCGGCCCTCGTGCTACCCAATCACTAGCTCCATCCACGTTGCCCGACTTCCGCTCAAGTTTTTATTGGGACATCGCATGAATCGGCCCATTTGGATGCTCCTGGCCTGCGCCACCGTACTATCCCTCGGTCTCGCCCCCGGCCTTGCTCCAAGCCTCACGCAAGCGGAGATGGGGCCGGACAAGCCAGGCGCGGCCCTCCCGATCGGCCCCCTGACTCCCGCAGTCAGCGAGCCGGCGCCGCTCTCGGAGGAGCGGCAGGGGCGAGTCGCCTCCCCGCAAGAGCCGGACCTGGCGTCCATGTTTACGAGCGGAGACTACACCTATTTTCCCCTCCCCGCCTTCGGCTATTCCCGGAACGAGAGCTTCTACATCGGCGCCCTCATGCCGGTCCTCAAGGCCAACCCCAAGGGGGAGATCGACGATATTTTCGCCCCTCAGTACCTCTACAACCAATTCGTCGGCAACAGCCTGACCCTAAACTACTACGGCTACCGGTCGGACACGGTGCAGTACCGGGCCGTCGTCAACTATGCCGAGCGGGCGCAGGAAAATTTCGACTTCGCCTACAAGGATCTGGGGGCCGGAGGCGGGCGGTACATCCTGGGCGGCCAGATGAATTTCTTCAAAAATCCCTTCGCCCGCTTCTTCGGCTTCGGCAACGGGTCCCGATTGAATGCAGAGACCGATTACACGGCGCGGGAAACGAATATAAACGGGTATATCGGGCTGAACATCAGCCCCGACTTGTCCATCATCTTGACCGGCCGGTACCGGGCCGTGCGGGTGGACAATGGCATCATCCCCACATTACCCCAGACCAACGTGAACTTCAGAACCGCGCCGGGAGTGGATGGCTCGCAAATGCTCGGCGGGAAACTCTCCCTGCTCTACGACACCAGGGACTCCCAACTCACCCCGGTCAAAGGCACCTATGTTCTTTTTTCCACGGAATGGATTTCGAACGTGCAGCACGACGACCCCAATCGCTGGGTGCGTTTCATGCTCGACGCCCGCCACTTGGTGCCCCACGACGGAGGCACCAAGGTCTTTGTCGCCCGCTTCCTGGCCGACGGCGTGGTGCGGACCGACCATACTCCCGGCCGTGACATTCCGTTCTACGAGCGGCCCACGCTGGGCGGCGAGACGACGCTGCGCGCCTTCGGCCTGAACCGGTTCATCAGCGATCAGGCGTTCCTCGTCAACCTGGAGGAACGGGTGCGGATGAAGGAAGTGCAGATTATGGATCACAAGATCGACTTCGAGCTCGCGCCGAACCTCGACGTCGGGCGGGTCTATAACCTGACCCGCGCCTCGTTCACCATGGCTCAAATGCAGATCAATCCGGGCATAGGCCTCCGCGTGATGGCCAAGCCGCATGTGGTCGGACGGTTGGACATCTCCTATGGACGTGACGGAAGCAATGCGTTCGTCGGGGTGGATTACCCGTTCTGAAATTCGGGGAGCAATCGGCCATCAGCCTCTGGCGCTGACGACTGAACGCTGTCGGCTGAAAGCTTCTTTACGCGCGCGTGCCGGTGTAATCCAGCGCTTCCCGCACTTTCAGCGCCAGCTCTTCGGGCGTAAAGGGCTTCTGGAGCAGCAGCGTATCCCGACCGGCGGGGGTTCGGTTCGCGGTGGCGACTTCGGCATAGCCGGTGAGATAGAGGGCCTTCAGGCCAGGCCTGACGGCCGTCAACTGAGTCACGAGGTCGGGGCCGCTCATCTCCGGCATCACCACATCCGTCACCAAGAGATGGATCGCGCCGGGCTCCTGCTCCGCGAGCGCCAGGGCGGCAGGACCGGACACCGCATCCAGCACGGTATAGCCGTGCTGCTCGATCACCTTCCGGATCAGGGTGCGGACGACCGCATCGTCCTCCACCACCAGCACGGTTTCGGTGCCGCGGGGAATGCAGCCGGCATCGGCCACAGTCGTCGTAGCCCCTGCCTGGGTATCCCACCGCCGCAGATAGATCGTCATGGTCGTGCCCTGCCCCACCTTGCTTTGGATGTCGATCGCCCCCTCGCTCTGCTTCACAATGCCGTACACCGTCGCCAGCCCGAGCCCGGTGCCCTGCCCGCTCGGCTTGGTGGTAAAGAACGGCTCGAAACAGCGGGCGAGGGTCTTGGCGTCCATCCCGGTGCCGGTGTCCTTCACCGAGAGCCGGACGTACCGCCCCGGTTTCGTGCCCGGATGCCTCCGGCTGAACGCTTGATCCAGATCCACGTAGGCTGTCTCCAACGTCAAGGTCCCTCCCCGCGGCATGGCATCCCGGGCATTGACCGCCAGATTCACGATGATCTGCTCGATCTGGGTCGGGTCTTCCTGGACCACCACCGGATCCGGCGCCTGCTGGGTGACCAGATGAATATGTTCCCCCAGCAGGCGCCGCAACATCCGGGTCAAATCGGTCACGACATCGTTGAGATCCAGCGCGGTCGGCTGACGGGACTGCTTCCGGCTGAACGCCAGCAGCTGCTGCGTGAGGGCGGTGGCTCGCTTCGTCGCCTTGCGGATCTCCTCCACATCGTGGAAGGCGGCGTCTTGTGGCGTCAACGACTTCAACAGGAACTGGCTGTACCCTCCGATGATCGTCAGCAGGTTGTTGAAGTCGTGGGCCACGCCTCCGGCCAGCTGCCCGATCGCTTCCAGCTTCTGCGACTGCCGCAACTGCTCCTCGCTCT is a window from the Nitrospirota bacterium genome containing:
- a CDS encoding MFS transporter translates to MDTGRHPPHRPWHEGVTPYQWLVLFVAWLGWVFDSMDATIYAIVLHPALEELLSHSGGGPVTNEMIGWYGGLILSIFLIGWAIGGVLFGVLADYFGRTKTLVATILIYALFTGLAALSQDWWHLAIYRFLTALGIGGEWAAGAAIVAEVWPEDKRTRAAGLLQSAWAAGFFLAAAMNLLLKGYGWRALFLVGIVPAFVAMLVRLWVKEPERWVQAQEREKALGLEHKVLLPELFHAPLRRATLAGSTLAFVAVFGLWGASNWTPTLIGALPDMQGLSRVDIAGKVSYAIMLFNLGALPGYLSFGPLADRFGRRPVFALMCTGSLIMVPVTFFAPHAYTHVLLLLPILGFFSSGIFSGFPIYLPELYPTRLRATGAGFCFNAGRVLASAGPFLTGALVTALGSFGRAASAVALVYLLGLAVLPFAPETKGRPLPE